The sequence GTGACGGCGAGCAGCACCCACTTCTTGTAGGGGGCGATGCTCATGCGGTAGCGGTCCAGGCTCTGCTGCTCCAGCGACATCGCGCTCAGCGGCGGCCGGAGCCGGTGCGCAAGCCAGATGTTCACACCGATGGCCAGTGCCATCAGCAGTCCGAAGACGAGGAACAGCCCGATCTTGGTCCACAGGGTGGTGGTGAAGACGGATGAATACGCGACCGACCTGTACCAGAGCCAGTCCGTCCAGAACCCCGCGAACATGACGAAGGCCATGGCGAGAACCGCCAGGACACCCAAAGTCATGAGCAGGGTACGGGCGCGCCGGGACGGGCGGCCGACTCTGATCCGTGGCCCGGTCGGGCCTCCGCCGCGGTCCGGCATCTGGAAAGCCAACGTGCGCACCTCGAAGTTCGCGGTCGTGTGAACAGGCCCAGCGATCCTAGAGCCCACCTATGCAACTTACTGAGGCTTTACCTAGTTCCCGTTCCCGGGGCGGAAGGAGGCAGGATATTGCCCATGCCCAACGTTTCCCCCGCAGGACCCCCGATGGCCGCGAGCCCGCTGACCGTCGCCGTCCTCGAAATCGACGCCTATGCCTCCAACCTCGGCTGGGACCAGCCCGCCCGGCTGTTCGCCCTGGTCGACACCGACCGGCTCCGCACCCAGGAGCCCGGACTCGCCGCTCAGCTGGGCCTGGAGGACCCGAATTCCTCCGTCGCCGCACTCACCCCGATCGAGCAGGACGAGCTGCCGCCGGGTGCCGCTCTCGACGAGTTCCTCGCCACGATCGCCTGGCCCGACGCCGTGGTCGGCTGCGCCATGACGGTGGAGCGGCTGATGCTGCCGCCGTCCGCCGAGGCCTCCGTACCGGAGAAGCTCAGCGACGAGCAGCTGACCGCGTGGGTGGCGAAGCACCCCGACCGTCAGGAGGTGCGGATGACCGTGGCCGTCCTGCGGGACGGGGCGCGCGAGTCCGCCGTACGGCTGCGGGAGAAGGACTCCCCGACCGAGGTGCTGACCGGTGCGGGCCTGGTGCCCGGACTCGCCGAGGCGCTCGCGGCGACGTTCGAGTCCTGATCCGGCCGCTGCCCGGGGCCGTCGTACGGGTCCCCGGGCGGCACGGCCGCCGGCCCGGAACCGTACGCCGGACCGGCCGGGGGGTCGTCAGCCGGTCGAACAGCTCGGCAGGCCCGCGGTCTTCCCCGCCTTGATCTGCTCCAGCGACTTCGTGGCGTCCTCGATGGTCTTGACCCGGACGAGGGTGAGCCCGTCCGGTGTGTCGGCGGCGGCCGAGGCGCAGTTGTCGTCGGGCGTGAGGAAGTAGCGGGCGCCGGCGTTGCGGGCGCCGACCAGCTTCATGGTGATGCCGCCGATCGGGCCGACGGTTCCCGCGTCGTCGATGGTGCCGGTGCCCGCGACGAACGTGCCGCCGGTCAGATCGCCCGGGGTGAGCTTGTCGATGATGCCGAGGGAGAACATCAGCCCGGCACTGGGCCCGCCGACGTCCGCGAGCTTGATGTCGATCTCGAACGGGAACGTGTGGTCCGTCCCGGCCCTGATCCCGATGATCGCCCGGCCCTTCCCGTCCCCCTCGCCGTCGCCCTCGGCGGACGGAGCCTTCGCGGTCCGGATCGTGACCTCCTCGCCGCCCTCGGGGGCGCGGCCGGCCTTCTCGGCCGCGGCGGCGTCCTCGGCCGGGACGATGGTGAGGGTGACGTTCTCACCGGGGCGGTGTTCGGTGACGAGCTTCGCGACGTCCCCGGGCTCCTTGACCACCGTGCCGTCGACTGCCTTGATCACGTCGCCCGCGTGCAGCTTGTCCTCGGAGGGGCTGTCCTTGATCACCGAGGAGACCACGACCTGCGTGGAGACCGGGATGCCCAGTTCCTTCAGAGCGGCCACCTTGGCGCTCTCCTGGGACTGGCTGAACTCCTCGGCGTTCTCCTGGGTGGACTCCTCCTCGGTCTTGCCGTCCGGGTAGAGCGTGTCGTGCGGCACCACGACGCTGTCGTGGGCGAGCCAGCCGTAGACGGCCTCGAAGACGTTCATCCGGTAGTCCGCCCCGGTGACGCGGACGGTGGTCATGTTGAGATGGCCGGATGCCGGGTACGTCTTGCGGCCGGAGATCTGCAGGACGGGTTCGCCACGCGCCTCGCCCAGCGTGTTGACCGTCGGTCCGGGGGACATCTCCGAGTACGGCACTTTGATCAGCACGCCTGCGCAGAGCAGCGCGATGAGGACGAGAGTGGAGGCGAGCATCGTCGCGGTGCGGCGTGGCATGGAACGACAGTACGGGAAGGGCCTGTCAGTGCACCGCCGGGGCCGGTCCGTACGAGGCGACCGGAACGCGGCGGAAGGCGGTCACGCGGCGTGCGTCGGTCTCAGAGAGCCTCGGAACCGGAGTGCGATTTCTCCATCGCGTCACGGAACCTGGCGTACCCGGCGAGTTCGGTGACATCGCCGGTCGTGCGGTTGCGGGCAGCCCAACTCGCCCATATCGCACCACCGACAGCAGCGATAACTGGAATCAACAGCCACGTGAGTGCCGCCATCACGACCTCCCTACCCCATGAGCGACCGGATGCCCGATCAGCAGATTAACGATCCGGAAGACCAACGCTCATGGCGGGGGTGCGGTTACGCAAATCGGGGCTGATGCGCCCCGGTACGGTTTGCGCTCAGCAGGCTCCGACCCACTCCTCCGTGCCGTCCGAGAAACGCTGGTGCTTCCAGATCGGAACCTCGTGCTTGAGGTCGTCGATGAGCTTGCGGCAGGCCTCGAACGCCTCGGCTCGGTGCGGACAGGCGACCGCGACGACCACGGCCAGATCGCCCACCTCCAGTTCACCCACTCGGTGGACCGCCGCCAGGGCACGGACGGGGAAGTCGGCGACGACCTTCTCCGCCACCCGGCGCAGCTCGTCCTCGGCCGAGGGATGGCAGGAATAGCCCAGCGCGCCGACGTCCTGTCCCGCGTCGTGGTTGCGCACGGTGCCGACGAAGAGCGCGATGCCGCCCGCCGCGTCGTCCCCGACGGCGCGGAAGACCTCGTCGACGGAGAGCGGGGTGTCCCGGATCGCCAGCAGTCGGAGGGGCTCGGCCGCCGCGTACTCGCCGGGGTGGTCGTGGGTGGGTGCCATGCTCCCATCGTGCCGTACGGGCCGGACATCCCGGAATTGCCTCTTCTACCGGCGGCCGGCCGTCCGGTTTGGAGCCTCCTACAGGGCCCGCGGGCGCGGCGGCCGGTCAGATCCGGCGGCGGGCCTTGCGGGCGCGGCGGACCACGGCGGCGGCGCCGAGCAGGGCGACCGTGGCTCCGGCGGCTCCGGCGGCGGTGGCGTCCTTGCGGCCGAGACGGCGCCCGGCGAGCGTGTGGCGGCCCTCGACCTCTTCGAGGAGGGCGCCGAGCACCTCCTCGTTGGTCCACTTCGGCCGCCATCCCGCGTCGTGCAGCCGGCTGACGCTGACCACCCAGGGGTGCATCGTGTACGCCAGGTCGCCCGCCGGGGACGGGGTGAGGCCGATCCGGTGCAGCCGGGCGGCGGCGCCCAGCGCGACGGCGGAGGGCAGCTCCATCCGGCGTACGCCGCTGAGCTCCTCGACCTCCTCCTGCTCCAGCCAGCCGTCGCAGCCGACGGCGAACTCGCCGTCGATCTTCTCCAGAGCGGCGTACTCCAGCGCCGTCACCAGGTCCTCGACGTGGCAGAACTGCCAGGTGGGGCGTGATCCGGCGACGACCAGGAGGCGCGGGGACTCGAAGTAGCGGGTCAGGGCGGTGTCGGTGCCGCCGACCAGGACGGTGGGCCGCACGACGGTGACGTTGAGCCCGGGGTGGGCGCGCGGGGCCCGGCGGCCGAGCCGTTCGATCTCCAGGAGGTCGCCGACACCGGTGGCCTCGGCGGTGGCGCGCAGCTCCGCGTCCTCGGAGAGCGGCACGTCGTTGTCGGCGAGGGCCCCGTAGACCATCGCCGAGGTGCACAGCACGACCCGGTGGACCCCGACGGCGGCCGCGGCGGTGAGCACGGT is a genomic window of Streptomyces sp. YPW6 containing:
- a CDS encoding PPA1309 family protein: MPNVSPAGPPMAASPLTVAVLEIDAYASNLGWDQPARLFALVDTDRLRTQEPGLAAQLGLEDPNSSVAALTPIEQDELPPGAALDEFLATIAWPDAVVGCAMTVERLMLPPSAEASVPEKLSDEQLTAWVAKHPDRQEVRMTVAVLRDGARESAVRLREKDSPTEVLTGAGLVPGLAEALAATFES
- a CDS encoding PDZ domain-containing protein; translation: MPRRTATMLASTLVLIALLCAGVLIKVPYSEMSPGPTVNTLGEARGEPVLQISGRKTYPASGHLNMTTVRVTGADYRMNVFEAVYGWLAHDSVVVPHDTLYPDGKTEEESTQENAEEFSQSQESAKVAALKELGIPVSTQVVVSSVIKDSPSEDKLHAGDVIKAVDGTVVKEPGDVAKLVTEHRPGENVTLTIVPAEDAAAAEKAGRAPEGGEEVTIRTAKAPSAEGDGEGDGKGRAIIGIRAGTDHTFPFEIDIKLADVGGPSAGLMFSLGIIDKLTPGDLTGGTFVAGTGTIDDAGTVGPIGGITMKLVGARNAGARYFLTPDDNCASAAADTPDGLTLVRVKTIEDATKSLEQIKAGKTAGLPSCSTG
- a CDS encoding molybdenum cofactor biosynthesis protein MoaE, whose product is MAPTHDHPGEYAAAEPLRLLAIRDTPLSVDEVFRAVGDDAAGGIALFVGTVRNHDAGQDVGALGYSCHPSAEDELRRVAEKVVADFPVRALAAVHRVGELEVGDLAVVVAVACPHRAEAFEACRKLIDDLKHEVPIWKHQRFSDGTEEWVGAC
- a CDS encoding SDR family oxidoreductase yields the protein MSSPDPQVRAARNPTDPVPESTSEEKRPRSPGNRGPVVAVTGAATGIGELLTAHLAASDAIKQVIAIDERRGEASEATWHILDVRDPAIAEKLRGADVVVHLALDLDLETDPAARTAYNVRGTQTVLTAAAAVGVHRVVLCTSAMVYGALADNDVPLSEDAELRATAEATGVGDLLEIERLGRRAPRAHPGLNVTVVRPTVLVGGTDTALTRYFESPRLLVVAGSRPTWQFCHVEDLVTALEYAALEKIDGEFAVGCDGWLEQEEVEELSGVRRMELPSAVALGAAARLHRIGLTPSPAGDLAYTMHPWVVSVSRLHDAGWRPKWTNEEVLGALLEEVEGRHTLAGRRLGRKDATAAGAAGATVALLGAAAVVRRARKARRRI